Below is a window of Clostridiales bacterium DNA.
AGGCTCTTTATGCATTCCGCCGCCAGCGCGGCGATCTGACTCCTGGTATCCATGTTCATTCATCCTTCCGGCATCAAGTATTGCAAAGTCCGCGCCGAGAGCTTGCACGCCCCGGAATCACGCGGAACTATCCCTAATCATATCATAGGAAAGGGAAAAAACGCAACACAGGGCGGGTTTGCGCCGGTCTGTCTGATTTGTTTGAAAGATAAAATACAAATTTATTCTTGCAATACCGGGGTTTTCCGCGGTTCCGGTGGCTTTCGGGGCGTCAAAATCCCTGCCGCATTGATTGACATCCGCCGGGCCGGTGCTTATAATATAAGAATACTTGATGAATATCAGGAGGGGTTATCATGTCCATCAAACTGACAATCGACGGTAATACCGCCGTCAGCCATGTTGCGTACGCATTCAGCGACGTGGCTGCCATCTATCCCATCACGCCTTCCTCCCCCATGGCGGAAGTTGCCGACGAATGGGCTGCCCATGACCGGAAAAACCTTTTCGGCCAGACGGTCCGCATCGCTGAGATGCAGTCTGAAGCCGGCGCTGCCGGCGCTGTGCACGGCTCCCTTTCCGCCGGTGCCCTGACCACCACCTTCACTGCTTCCCAGGGTCTGCTGCTGATGATCCCGAACATGTATAAGATCGCCGGCGAACTGACGCCCGCGGTGTTCCATGTCAGCGCCCGCGCCCTGGCGTACCACGCGCTGAACATCTTCGGTGACCACAGCGACGTCATGGCCTGCCGCCAGACCGGTTTTGCGATGCTGGCCAGCAACTCTGTCCAGGAAGCGCACGACATGGCGCTGGTTGCCCACCTGGCGACCCTGAAGAGCTCCGTGCCGTTCCTCCACTTCTTCGACGGTTTCCGCACCAGCCACGAAATCCAGAAGATCGACGCGATCGACACCAAGAACAACTACGAAGAGATCAAGGCCCTCGTTCCGTGGGACAAGATCGAAGAGTTCCGCGCCCGCGCCCTGAATCCGGAACATCCGCACCAGGCCGGTACCGCGCAGAACAGCGACATCTACTTCCAGGGCCGTGAAGCCGGCAACAACTTCTACGCCGCGGTTCCCGCCATCGTGGAAGAGTGCATGGACGAAGTCGCCAAGCTGACCGGACGGGTCTACAAGCCCTTCCAGTATGAAGGCGCTCCGGATGCCGAAAAGGTCATCGTCTCCATGGGCTCCAGCTGCGACGTTGCGCACGAGACCATAAACAAGATGCTCGAGAGCGGCGAAAAGGTCGGTATCGTGAAGTGCCACCTGTATCGTCCCTTCTCCGTTGAGTACCTGATGAAGGTGCTGCCGAAGACCGTGAAGAAGATCGCCGTCCTCGACCGCACGAAGGAATCCGGCTCCCTGGGCGAGCCCCTGTACCTGGACGTTGTGTCTGCGCTGGCGGAAGCCGGACGCGGCGACATCAAGGTTGTCGGCGGCCGCTACGGCCTGGGCAGCAAGGAATTCACCCCCACCATGGTGAAGGCCGTGTTCGCCAACCTGGACGGCGAAATGAAGAACCACTTCACCGTCGGTATCGATGATGACGTCAGCAACACCAGCCTGAAGCTGGGCGAAACCTTCGCCGCGGCTCCCGCCGGCACTGCTGCCTGCATGTTCTACGGCCTTGGTTCTGACGGTACTGTCGGCGCCAACAAGAACAGCATCAAGATCATCGGCGACCACACCCAGAAATACGCGCAGGCCTACTTCTTCTATGATTCCAAGAAGTCCGGCGGCCTGACCGTTTCCCACCTCCGCTTCGGCGACACGCCGATCCAGAGCCCCTACCTGATTGATGTGGCTGACTTCATCAGCTGCTCCAACCCCGCCTACGTCACCATGTACGACATGGTGTCTCCGCTGCGCGAGGGCGGCACGTTCCTGCTGAACTGCCAGTGGAGCGTTGAGGAACTGAACGAGCGCCTGCCCGCCAGCATGAAGAACAAGCTGGCCGCCAAGAAGGCGAACTTCTACATCATCAACGCCATCGACCTGGCCCGCAAGGTGGGCATGGGCGGACGTACCAACACCACCATGCAGGCTGCCTTCTTCAAGCTGGCCGACATCATCCCCTACGAAGATGCCGACAAGTACATGAAGGAAAAGGTTGTCGCTTCCTACGGCAAGAAGGGTGAAGACGTCGTCAAGATGAACTTCGCCGCCATCGACGCCGCCCTGACCGGCCTGGTCAAGGTCGACATCCCCGCCGACTGGGCGACCACCAAGGAAGGCGCTGTTCCCGCCAAGGTTCCGGGAACCACCGAATACTTCGATGAATTCATCGCTCCCGTGCTGGCGCAGGAAGGCAACAAGCTGCCCGTCAGCAAGCTGGATCCCCGCGGTATCGTGCCCACTGGCACCACCAAGTTCGAGAAGCGCGGTATCGCCGTCATGGTTCCTGAATGGGAGCCCGACATCTGCGTCGGCTGCGCGATGTGCTCCATCGTCTGCCCGCACGCCGCGATCCGCACCATCTACACTGCGGAAGACGCCAAGGTGCCGGAAGGCTATGTGACCAAGAAGGCCATCGGCAAGGAATTCGCCGGCCTGCAGCTGCGCGTACAGGTCAGCCCGCTGGACTGCACCGGCTGCGGCAACTGCGTGGACGTCTGCCTCGGCAAGAAGAAGGACGATCCGACCCAGAAGGCGCTGGTCATGAAGCCCCTGGATACCCAGCGGAAGGAAGAGGCCAACTGGGAGTACGCGATGACCGTTCCGGAAATCGCGGACCGCATCGAGAACAAGGCCTCCATCAAGAACAGCCAGGCCCTGAAGCCCCTGTTCGAGTTCTCCGGCGCCTGCGCCGGCTGCGGCGAGACACCCTACGTCAAGCTGGTTACCCAGCTGTTCGGCGACCGGATGCTGATCGCGAACGCGACGGGCTGCTCCTCCATCTACGGCGGTTCCGCCCCGACCTGCCCCTACACCACCAACGAGAAGGGCTTCGGACCTGCCTGGTCCAACTCCCTGTTCGAGGACAATGCCGAGTTCGGCTTCGGTATGAACCTGGCGACCCAGCAGCGCCGCGCCAAGCTGGCTGAAGTGATCGCGGAAGTGGTCGAAGTCGGCAAGGACGAGAACATCGTCGCGGCTGCCAAGGAATGGCTCGAGAACATGGACAACGCCGAAGGTTCCCGCAAGGCCGGCGAAAAGCTGGTTGCCGCGCTGGAAGCAAAGGACGGCGGCGCCGATAAGAAGGCCTTCATCCTGGCCAACAAGGACCTGCTGACCAAGAAGTCCATCTGGATCTTCGGCGGCGACGGCTGGGCCTATGATATCGGATACGGCGGAGTGGACCACGTGCTGGCCCAGAACCAGGATGTCAACATCCTCGTGCTGGATACCGAAGTGTACTCCAACACCGGCGGCCAGGCCTCCAAGGCGACGCCCACCGGTTCCGTGGCCAAGTTCGCCGCGGCCGGCAAGCGTACCAAGAAGAAGGACCTGGGCATGATGGCCATGAGCTACGGCTATGTGTACGTGGCACAGGTCGCCATGAGCAACCCGCAGCAGGTCGTCAAGGCCATGCTGGAAGCGGAAGCTTATCACGGCCCGTCCCTGATCATCGCCTACGCACCCTGCATCAACCACGGCCTGAAGGCCAAGGGCGGCATGGGCAAGGCCCAGGCGGAGATCAAGAAGGCTGTGGACTGCGGCTACTGGCAGCTGTACCGCTACAACCCCGAACTGGAAAATCCGATGACCGTCGACAGCAAGGATCCGACCGGCGATTACCAGGAATTCCTGAAGGGCGAAGTGCGTTACACCTCCCTGGCCCAGCAGTTCCCGGATGCCGCCGCCAAGCTCTTTGTGCAGCAGGAAGAGGACGCCAAGGTGCGCCGCGAATCCTACAAGAAGATGGCTGGCCAGGCATAATTTACCCCGGTTTTTACGGACCGCCGCGATTCCGCGGCGGTCCGTTTTGAACATCACGGAAGGAGGCGGAAAGCATGATCTGGTTCCAGCAGTTTTTCCTGGACCGGGAGCAGGATATTGTGGTGGACCTCTATATGGAGGGGGACCGCCTGTTCCATGTGATCCGCACCCCGAACCACCATACCGGCAACCTGATCACCAACCTGGCCCGGCTGTGCGGGCTGGAAACGGAGACCGGGGAGCAGGGGCTGCTGGTGATCCGTGGGGAAGTTCCCTGCTATTTCGACGGGGAAAACCGGCGGATGTATATCTTCCGCCTGGGCAATACCAAGGTGGCCAACATCTACCCGGACGGCCGGGTGGAGGTAAAGGCTTCCATTCCCGCGATCTCCAAAACCCTGATGAGCCAGACCAAGGACTACCGCGCCGGGGAGCAGAAAACAATCGTCAAGACGTATATCCGCGCGGAGTGCAAGTTCCATACCGACCTGCATACCCACATGAACGGCAACCTGCCGCCGGACGCGCTGATCGCCCTGGGCATCGTCCACCAGCTGCGCTATCCGCTTTACTACATCAAGAAGCTGGGGCTGAAGGTCACCCCGGCGCAGGCGGAGCTCCTGGCCGGACGCCGCGCGCGGGCGGAGGCGGCCATGCAGGACAGCCTCACAGACGGAAAGCACCGGGACCGGCAGATTGATGACCAGGTATTCATCAACTTTGCTGACCTGATCCTCGGCAATCCCGCGGACGCGGCGGAGAACATCAGCCGCATCCGGAACTCCCTCACCATCCCGAAGGACGGGCAGGCGGTATTTGCCAACCTCGAAAAGGTTTACCTTTACCGGTACGTGTTCACCAAGGGAATCCCCGTAGAGGATCCTTTCAGCGGCCTGAACCCGGACAACATTCCGGACCGGGTGACCCGGGACTATGTGCTGCGGATGCGCCGGGACCGGGAAGACGAACGATACGCGCGGAACACGCTGTTCCAGGACCTGCTGCTGTGGATCGCGCGGGAGTACCAGCGTCAGGGCATCCAGTACACGGAGATATCCGACACGGCGCTGGTGAACGCGGCGGACGCGCCGGCCCGCCTGCGGGAAATCCATGAAATCATGCCCGCGGTCACCCGGGAAACGGGTGTGCTGATCCGCTTCCTCGCTGGCATCCGGCGGATTCCCCTGACCATCGTGAAGAGCCGGATCACCCCGGCGGACTACCTGGCCGAAAACCTGCGCGTGCTGCGGGCGGTGGCCATGGATCCGTACGTGGCCGGCAGCGATATCATCGGCGAGGAAGTCAACGATATCCTCGAACTGCGCCCGACCATCCGGGAACTGGTGAAAATCGCCGGGGAAAACCCCGGGTTTGTGCTGCGGATCCACGCGGGCGAGAATGACGGCCTGCGGGACAACGTGGCCAACAGCATCCGCTGCGTGAAGGAAGCACTGGCGCCCGGCCAGCCGATGCCGGATGTGCGGCTCGGCCACGGGCTGTACACCTGCGACCTGCGCAGCGCGAAGGGAAAACAGCTGCTGGAGGAGATGCGGGAATCCGGGGTAACCCTGGAATTCCAGATCACCTCGAACGTTCGCCTGAACAACCTGTCTTCCATGGGGCGTCACCCGCTGCGCAGCTACCTGCGGGCGGGCGTCCGCTGCGTGCAGGGCACGGACGGCGGCGCGCTGTACGGCACCAACTCCATCGATGAGGAGCTGTCGCTGGAAAAGCTGCTGGGCCTTACGGTGCCGGAGCTGAAGCAGATGGCGGATACCGACCGGGAAATCCTCGAGAAGAGCCGGGAGCTGTTTGCCCGCCGCGAGGCGGACTTCCGAGCGCGGTGTGCCGGAAAGGACGTGGAGGAATACTATATCCGCCGCCTGGCCGGGCTGCGGCCGGTGGAAAGCCGGCTGTGGAAATCCTCCGGCAAACGGGACGCCGAGGCAGCCCTGAAGGACCGCGTCGCGCCGCTGCCGGCCGGAATGACCCCGCTGGTCATTGCCGGCGGAAGCTTCTCCGCCGGACGGCGCCGCCCGCCCATGCGGGAGGAGGACCGGGCGCTGATCAATGACCTGCTGGCGAAGGCGGACCCGGAAAAGGTGTTCCTGGTCATCGGCCACCGGCTGACCGGGCAGGAGGGATACCTGGCCGCGCAGAACCGGGGGCGCTTCCGGATTTTCGCGGTCGTTCCGCGGGAACTTTCCCAGGCGGAAATCGGCCGGCTGCAGGAAAGCGGCGTCTCCGTCCGGATTTCGGACGAAAACGCCGCCATGGGGCTGTATAAGACTTTCGCGGATGAGATATTCGACCGGTATGAGGCCGCGCTGCTGGCATTCGACGGAAACTCCGCCGCAATGAACCTGATCCAGGAGGCCAAGAACGGCCGGAAGAAGGCACGGATCTACCTGAATACACGCTCCCGGGACCTGGCGGCCAAGGGGAGCGTGCTGGAAGGCTATGTGCGCCCGCTGGGTGAAGCGCGGCGGGAGTGGGAAGGCTGACCGTCAGCGCCTGCGGCGGTCATGGCCGGACTGCCGGTAGTAAGCGGATTTGTTTTCATACATCCTTTGGTCGGATGCCCGGATTACTTCGTTCAGGTCATCACGGTTTTCCCGCATCGCGTATCCGGCGGCAACGCTGCCGGACGCTTCGGCAATCTCCCGGGTCATCACTTCCAGGGCGGACGATACGTCCGCCTCTGTTTTTTTCAGGAAGAGGATCATGAACTCATCCCCGCCGATCCGGTAGGGAATCACGGTGTTGTCCGCGCGGGCCGCCATGCAGCGGCCGATCATGCGGAGCGCTTCATCTCCGGCATCGTGTCCCTTTGAATCGTTCAGGCGCTTCAGGCCGTTCATATCCACGGAGGCCACGGCGGTGATGAACCGCTCCTGGTCCACCAGGTCCGCGTAGAAGGCCTGGCGGTTCCGCAGGCCGGTCAGCGCGTCCAGGTCCGCGTCCTGCTGGTTGATGAACATATAGTAGAAGATCACGCCGATCAGGATAAACGCGGTAAGGTGCTTGCCGCCGATCTCGATATCGAACACGGCGGCCAGGACACAGGAGATTCCGCACAGCATCAGTACGCGGACCTCATTGGTCTTGCCCACCCGGTAACGCTGGTAGGTGACGAAGAAAAGCAGCAGCAGGTAAAGCCCGGCGACAAAGAAGCCGAGGTAGTTCAGCGGCCCCCGGGCAAAGGCGTAGCTTTCCTCATCAAACCAGAAATAGATTCTCGAGAAGAAGGCGGAAAAGGCGAGCAGTGTGTTGAAAACGGCGGGCACCCAGAACAGCCAGACCCGCTTTCCGGCTCTTTCCCCGATGGCTACCAGCAGCATGCTGAGCGCGGCGGCCGGGCGGAGGGAATACCCGAGGGAGGAAAACAGGATCCGCCAGAAACGGCGGGAAGGATCCTGCGCGGCATATTCCTCCAGCAGCTCCGACAGGATCAGGAGCGCGCAGCAGAAAACGGCCGTATAGAAATGGCGCATCCGGCGGTCGGTGATCCGGCTGCGCAGTTTCAGCCGCAGGAAAAAACCGACGACCAGGAAAATGGACACCAGCTGTTCGTTCAGGAATTGGGCGAGCATATCAGGTCCTCCGTATAAACGGGATTGATTCTGTATCCAAAACTTTTCGGTTATTCTACCATATCCCCGGCTGTTTTGTCGACAGGGGGAAGGAGAAAGACATATAGACTGAAACTATAGCTCCATATTGTTTTCATATATTGGACAAACAGATATCGGGATGGTAGGATTTATCCATCAGAAACGAAGGAGGGAGACGCCGTGACAGCTTACCGGACGGACTGGACCATGCGAATGTGTTCCGCTGTGGGTGGAGCCTGTCGCGAAATCGTTTTCCGAATGTGACGCGTGATACAACGCTGCAATGTTTTTGACGGGAAGCGAATCGCTTCTCTATTTATTTTCCCTGAATGACGAAAGGAGATATCCCCATGAAGAAACTGATTGCCCTGCTGATTGCCTTGGCTCTGACCCTGTCCCTGACGGCTGCCCTGGCCGATACGATTACGATCGCGGTTCCCAACGACCCCACCAATGAAGGACGCGCCCTCCTGCTGCTGCAGAGCCAGGGAGTCCTGACCCTGAAGGAAGGCTCCGGCCTGGAAGCCACCAAGGGTGATATCGAATCCTCCATCGTGGACATTGAACTGGTTGAAGTCGAAGCTGCCCTGGTTCCCGAAATCAAGCAGGATGTGGACTACGCCATCATCAACAACAACTACGCCCTGCAGGCGGGCCTGAATCCCGTAGAGGACTCCCTGCTGATCGAAAGCGCGGATTCCCCCTACGTCAACGTGGTCAGCGTGAAGGAAGGCAATGAGAATTCCGATGAGGCCAAGGCGCTCGCCGCTGCCCTGCAGAGCCAGAAGGTCGTTGACTTCATCAACAACACCTATGCCGGCGCCGCGGTCGCGACCGTGACGGAAATCACTGACGGCTTTGACGCGACCGTTGACTATGAAGCGCTGAACGGCAAGACCATCACCATTGCGGCTACGCCCGTTCCCCATGTGGAAGTGCTGAAGATCGCCGCGGAAATCCTGGCTGAAAAGGGCATCACCCTGGATGTCAAGGAAGTAACCGACTATGTGACTCCCAACGAGTTTGTTGAGAATGGCGACGTGTTCGCGAACTACTTCGCGCACCAGCCCTACCAGGATTCCTTCAACGCCGGCAACGGCACGCACCTGGTCACCATCGCCGGCATCCACGTGGAGCCCATGGCCCTCTACGGCGGAAAGCAGGCGGACCTGGCTGCCCTTGGAATCGCCAAGTAATTGACATCTTAAGCGGGAACGGTTATCATCATACCTGTGGAATATGACACACCGGCAGCGCCTTTGCCGCCGGTGTGCTTTCGTGTTTTGAGAAATATGGGGAGACTGCCATGATTGAGCTGCGGAACCTGAGTAAGAACTTCGTCACAGCGGACGGGCCGGTGGATGCGCTGAAGCATGTCAACCTGACCATCCGGGACGGGGACATCTATGGAATCATCGGCATGAGCGGCGCCGGGAAAAGCACCCTGGTCCGCTGTATCAACATGCTGGAGCGGCCGACGGAAGGCTCGGTCGTCTGGGACGGTACAGACCTGGGCTCCCTGAGCGAGAAGCAGATCCAGCAGGTACGCCACCAGATCACGATGATCTTCCAGTCCTTCAACCTGCTGATGCAGCGTACCTGCCTGGAAAACATCATGCTGCCGCTGAAGCTGATCCATATGCCCCGGGCGGAGGCGCGGAAGCGGGCCATGGCCCTGCTGGAAACCGTCGGCCTGCCGGACAAGGCCAACTCCTATCCGGCCCAGCTGTCCGGCGGCCAGCAGCAGCGAATCGCCATCGCGCGGGCGCTGGCAACGGATCCGAAGGTGCTGCTG
It encodes the following:
- the nifJ gene encoding pyruvate:ferredoxin (flavodoxin) oxidoreductase, producing the protein MSIKLTIDGNTAVSHVAYAFSDVAAIYPITPSSPMAEVADEWAAHDRKNLFGQTVRIAEMQSEAGAAGAVHGSLSAGALTTTFTASQGLLLMIPNMYKIAGELTPAVFHVSARALAYHALNIFGDHSDVMACRQTGFAMLASNSVQEAHDMALVAHLATLKSSVPFLHFFDGFRTSHEIQKIDAIDTKNNYEEIKALVPWDKIEEFRARALNPEHPHQAGTAQNSDIYFQGREAGNNFYAAVPAIVEECMDEVAKLTGRVYKPFQYEGAPDAEKVIVSMGSSCDVAHETINKMLESGEKVGIVKCHLYRPFSVEYLMKVLPKTVKKIAVLDRTKESGSLGEPLYLDVVSALAEAGRGDIKVVGGRYGLGSKEFTPTMVKAVFANLDGEMKNHFTVGIDDDVSNTSLKLGETFAAAPAGTAACMFYGLGSDGTVGANKNSIKIIGDHTQKYAQAYFFYDSKKSGGLTVSHLRFGDTPIQSPYLIDVADFISCSNPAYVTMYDMVSPLREGGTFLLNCQWSVEELNERLPASMKNKLAAKKANFYIINAIDLARKVGMGGRTNTTMQAAFFKLADIIPYEDADKYMKEKVVASYGKKGEDVVKMNFAAIDAALTGLVKVDIPADWATTKEGAVPAKVPGTTEYFDEFIAPVLAQEGNKLPVSKLDPRGIVPTGTTKFEKRGIAVMVPEWEPDICVGCAMCSIVCPHAAIRTIYTAEDAKVPEGYVTKKAIGKEFAGLQLRVQVSPLDCTGCGNCVDVCLGKKKDDPTQKALVMKPLDTQRKEEANWEYAMTVPEIADRIENKASIKNSQALKPLFEFSGACAGCGETPYVKLVTQLFGDRMLIANATGCSSIYGGSAPTCPYTTNEKGFGPAWSNSLFEDNAEFGFGMNLATQQRRAKLAEVIAEVVEVGKDENIVAAAKEWLENMDNAEGSRKAGEKLVAALEAKDGGADKKAFILANKDLLTKKSIWIFGGDGWAYDIGYGGVDHVLAQNQDVNILVLDTEVYSNTGGQASKATPTGSVAKFAAAGKRTKKKDLGMMAMSYGYVYVAQVAMSNPQQVVKAMLEAEAYHGPSLIIAYAPCINHGLKAKGGMGKAQAEIKKAVDCGYWQLYRYNPELENPMTVDSKDPTGDYQEFLKGEVRYTSLAQQFPDAAAKLFVQQEEDAKVRRESYKKMAGQA
- a CDS encoding adenosine deaminase, with translation MIWFQQFFLDREQDIVVDLYMEGDRLFHVIRTPNHHTGNLITNLARLCGLETETGEQGLLVIRGEVPCYFDGENRRMYIFRLGNTKVANIYPDGRVEVKASIPAISKTLMSQTKDYRAGEQKTIVKTYIRAECKFHTDLHTHMNGNLPPDALIALGIVHQLRYPLYYIKKLGLKVTPAQAELLAGRRARAEAAMQDSLTDGKHRDRQIDDQVFINFADLILGNPADAAENISRIRNSLTIPKDGQAVFANLEKVYLYRYVFTKGIPVEDPFSGLNPDNIPDRVTRDYVLRMRRDREDERYARNTLFQDLLLWIAREYQRQGIQYTEISDTALVNAADAPARLREIHEIMPAVTRETGVLIRFLAGIRRIPLTIVKSRITPADYLAENLRVLRAVAMDPYVAGSDIIGEEVNDILELRPTIRELVKIAGENPGFVLRIHAGENDGLRDNVANSIRCVKEALAPGQPMPDVRLGHGLYTCDLRSAKGKQLLEEMRESGVTLEFQITSNVRLNNLSSMGRHPLRSYLRAGVRCVQGTDGGALYGTNSIDEELSLEKLLGLTVPELKQMADTDREILEKSRELFARREADFRARCAGKDVEEYYIRRLAGLRPVESRLWKSSGKRDAEAALKDRVAPLPAGMTPLVIAGGSFSAGRRRPPMREEDRALINDLLAKADPEKVFLVIGHRLTGQEGYLAAQNRGRFRIFAVVPRELSQAEIGRLQESGVSVRISDENAAMGLYKTFADEIFDRYEAALLAFDGNSAAMNLIQEAKNGRKKARIYLNTRSRDLAAKGSVLEGYVRPLGEARREWEG
- a CDS encoding GGDEF domain-containing protein; translation: MLAQFLNEQLVSIFLVVGFFLRLKLRSRITDRRMRHFYTAVFCCALLILSELLEEYAAQDPSRRFWRILFSSLGYSLRPAAALSMLLVAIGERAGKRVWLFWVPAVFNTLLAFSAFFSRIYFWFDEESYAFARGPLNYLGFFVAGLYLLLLFFVTYQRYRVGKTNEVRVLMLCGISCVLAAVFDIEIGGKHLTAFILIGVIFYYMFINQQDADLDALTGLRNRQAFYADLVDQERFITAVASVDMNGLKRLNDSKGHDAGDEALRMIGRCMAARADNTVIPYRIGGDEFMILFLKKTEADVSSALEVMTREIAEASGSVAAGYAMRENRDDLNEVIRASDQRMYENKSAYYRQSGHDRRRR